Proteins from one Cryptomeria japonica chromosome 4, Sugi_1.0, whole genome shotgun sequence genomic window:
- the LOC131875500 gene encoding low affinity inorganic phosphate transporter 1-like: MPLKVLSALDTARTQLYHFSAIFIAGMGFFTDAYDLFCIPPVSNLLGSIYYEDEMPIRVKASINGIALCGALAGQLFFGWLGDRMGRKRAYGITLSLMVASSIASGFSIGKSPEAVIGSLCFFRFWLGFGIGGDYPLSATIMSEYANTTTRGAFIAAVFGMQGLGILAGSTVALIVSASMKSAAGDTPTFGQKDVVWRIILMLGAVPAGFTYYWRMKMPETARYTALVARNARQAAEDMSRVLNLDIYEAESDVVSIQSRRQQFGLFSRDFLRYHGLHLLGTASTWFFVDVAFYSGNLFQDDIYQKIGWLKCHYDNPLEEVYRTARAQALIALCGTLPGYILAIFLIDRIGRFKIQLIGFFFMSVFLFALAFAYKHYWLEHSHRYGFLAIYCLTFFFANFGPNTTTFIVPAELFPARLRSTCHGISAAAGKAGAIIGAFGFLFASQPRHKNEDSQRRHRNGDLCESSYPTGIGLNNALIILAVACCLGFFCTFLIPETKGRSLEDNEVESEDDEVELPQIAV; encoded by the coding sequence ATGCCGCTCAAGGTGCTGTCTGCGCTGGACACGGCGCGTACGCAGTTGTATCATTTCAGTGCGATATTTATAGCAGGCATGGGGTTTTTCACGGATGCATACGATCTCTTCTGCATCCCGCCTGTTTCCAATCTATTGGGAAGCATCTACTATGAAGATGAGATGCCGATTCGTGTAAAAGCCTCCATCAATGGAATCGCGCTATGCGGAGCACTGGCAGGCCAACTCTTTTTCGGTTGGCTTGGAGACAGAATGGGACGAAAGAGGGCCTATGGAATCACTCTAAGTTTGATGGTCGCCAGTTCAATCGCTTCTGGCTTCTCAATCGGCAAATCACCGGAAGCTGTAATTGGCAGTTTATGCTTTTTCAGGTTCTGGTTAGGGTTTGGTATTGGCGGCGACTACCCATTGTCTGCAACAATTATGTCCGAATATGCAAATACCACAACCAGAGGAGCTTTCATCGCTGCCGTATTTGGGATGCAAGGTCTTGGAATTCTGGCGGGGAGTACAGTGGCTCTAATTGTGTCGGCTAGCATGAAGTCAGCAGCGGGCGATACACCGACATTCGGGCAGAAGGACGTGGTGTGGAGAATAATCTTAATGTTAGGAGCCGTTCCGGCAGGTTTTACGTATTACTGGCGGATGAAAATGCCGGAGACCGCCCGCTACACAGCTTTGGTTGCCAGAAACGCCAGGCAAGCCGCAGAGGATATGTCGAGAGTTCTTAATCTGGATATTTATGAAGCTGAATCGGATGTTGTAAGCATTCAAAGTCGGCGCCAACAGTTTGGATTGTTTTCCAGGGATTTCCTCAGGTATCATGGTCTACATTTGCTAGGCACGGCATCCACTTGGTTCTTCGTGGATGTTGCATTCTACAGTGGTAATCTGTTTCAGGACGATATATATCAGAAGATCGGATGGTTAAAGTGTCATTATGATAATCCATTGGAGGAAGTTTATCGCACTGCAAGGGCACAGGCGTTGATAGCATTATGTGGGACTCTGCCGGGGTATATATTGGCCATTTTTCTGATAGATCGTATTGGGAGGTTTAAAATTCAGCTAATTGGATTTTTCTTTATGTCAGTTTTCTTGTTCGCCCTCGCCTTTGCTTACAAACATTACTGGCTTGAACACTCTCATCGATATGGCTTTCTGGCGATTTATTGTCTGACATTTTTCTTTGCAAATTTTGGGCCGAATACGACTACTTTCATTGTGCCGGCAGAGTTATTTCCTGCTCGCTTGCGATCGACATGTCATGGGATTTCTGCTGCCGCCGGGAAAGCAGGCGCTATCATTGGAGCGTTTGGGTTCTTATTTGCCTCTCAACCCAGGCATAAAAATGAGGACTCTCAACGCAGGCATAGGAATGGGGACCTTTGTGAAAGCTCTTATCCAACAGGCATAGGGTTGAACAACGCCTTGATTATTCTTGCAGTAGCATGTTGCTTGGGTTTCTTTTGCACATTTCTGATACCCGAAACAAAGGGAAGATCATTGGAAGATAATGAGGTGGAGTCGGAAGACGATGAGGTGGAGCTTCCTCAAATTGCAGTCTAA